A single Hypanus sabinus isolate sHypSab1 chromosome 24, sHypSab1.hap1, whole genome shotgun sequence DNA region contains:
- the LOC132380601 gene encoding red-sensitive opsin-like, with translation MTEAWNVVGYAARRRYDEEETTRGSVFTYTNTNSTRGPFEGPNYHIAPRWVYNLTSCWMVVVVFASVFTNGLVLVCTWKFKKLRHPLNWILVNMAVADLGETLFASTISICNQVFGYFILGHPMCVFEGFTVSVCGITALWSLTIIAWERWVVVCKPFGNIKFDGKWASAGIIFSWAWSTIWCLPPIFGWSRYWPHGLKTSCGPDVFSGSMDPGVKSYMITLTVTCAVLPLSVIIICYLQVWMAIRSVAMQQKESETTQKAEKEVSRMVVVMILAYCFCWGPYTFFAVFASLNPGYAFHPLTAALPAYFAKSSTIYNPIIYVFMNRQFRNCIMQLFGKKVEDGSEVSSTSKTEVSSVSNSSVSPA, from the exons ATGACGGAAGCCTGGAACGTGGTGGGGTACGCGGCACGCCGGAGATATGACGAGGAGGAGACCACGCGGGGCAGCGTTTTCACCTACACTAACACCAATTCCACCAGGG GCCCGTTTGAGGGCCCCAACTACCACATAGCCCCGCGCTGGGTCTACAACCTGACCAGCTGCTGGATGGTGGTAGTGGTCTTTGCCTCGGTCTTCACCAATGGCCTGGTGCTGGTCTGCACCTGGAAGTTCAAGAAGCTACGGCACCCGCTCAACTGGATCCTGGTGAACATGGCGGTGGCTGACCTCGGTGAGACCCTCTTCGCCAGCACCATCAGCATCTGCAACCAGGTCTTCGGATACTTCATCCTTGGCCACCCCATGTGCGTCTTCGAGGGCTTCACCGTCTCCGTCTGCG GTATTACAGCTCTCTGGTCACTGACGATCATTGCATGGGAGCGCTGGGTGGTCGTCTGCAAACCATTCGGGAACATCAAGTTCGATGGGAAGTGGGCCTCTGCTGGCATCATCTTCTCCTGGGCATGGTCCACCATTTGGTGTCTTCCCCCTATTTTTGGATGGAGCAG GTACTGGCCTCACGGGCTGAAGACCTCGTGCGGACCAGACGTGTTCAGCGGGAGCATGGACCCTGGGGTCAAGTCCTACATGATCACCCTGACCGTCACCTGCGCTGTCCTCCCCCTCTCGGTCATCATTATCTGCTACCTGCAAGTCTGGATGGCCATTCGATCG GTTGCCATGCAACAGAAGGAATCGGAGACGACACAGAAGGCTGAGAAGGAGGTTTCACGCATGGTGGTGGTGATGATTCTGGCTTATTGCTTCTGCTGGGGGCCCTACACATTTTTTGCGGTTTTTGCCTCCCTGAACCCTGGCTATGCCTTCCACCCACTGACAGCTGCTCTCCCTGCTTACTTTGCAAAGAGCTCCACCATCTACAACCCCATTATTTACGTCTTCATGAACAGACAG TTCCGGAACTGTATAATGCAACTTTTTGGGAAGAAGGTGGAAGATGGTTCTGAGGTCTCCTCAACTTCCAAAACGGAGGTGTCTTCGGTTTCAAATTCCTCGGTTTCCCCGGCCTGA